In one window of Desulforhabdus amnigena DNA:
- a CDS encoding FAD-dependent oxidoreductase codes for MMEKKSLKPTVGAVMVVGGGVAGVQSALDLAESGYYVYLLEKSPSVGGVMLQLDKTFPTNCLSSCRGCRAQHGGLAQLDETVPVNDCSTCIISPKLVESGRHANIELIPMVELESVEGEVGNFQVKVRRRLRNLDWTTAPPMASFGDEETVNLNVGAIILATGFRVFDPATYDVFGYGRYPNVITSLEFESIMNPYGPSRGRPCRPSDNQLPKKIAWLQCIGSRDLHEGAHGYCSSVCCMYAIKEALAAKDYSSDIDTTIFYMDMRTFGKEYEAYYNLARNELGVRFVRSRIHSIEPAGPGSDDLKLEYMDDKGEFHVENFDMVVLSVGLEAQKDVKELAGKLKIDLDESGFPIVGDFAPVETSRPGILACGAFAGPKDVPSSITEASASSAVSAALLAASRNTMVSEKSYPPEDPIIYERPRVGVFLYQCGSEQTGVLDAEAVRNYAKRLPNVVYVADTGLSCGVESQKAICDAIKDNQINRVVVAGCSPRTHEKFFQDTIRQAGLNKHLLEMANLLNQDSWVHSDDPVRATEKAKDLIGMAVAKAVLLEPFAEQEQKITQKALVVGGGVAGMVAAKTLAAQGYPVCLVEKSSQLGGYAGKLYKTWRGSAISPFVDELVKSVQENPQIDVRLSSSITHVEGNVGHFQSTIQNGGGEEVVEHGVAILATGGKEFIPNEYQFGKHPRIVTHQQLDQHFKAGEPTLKAIRSAVFIQCVGSREPDRPYCSRVCCTHSIESALELKRINPNCDVYVLYRDMRTYGDREKLYSEARKAGVLFVRFSLDNKPKVELVGGGLKVTVFDPILQKDVVLSPDLITLATAILPNDAQALSGFFKVPVNKDGFLCEAHLKMRPVDCSTDGVFLCGLAHYPKSLDESIVQAQAAASRAATFLAKENIHFHGAVAVTNQLMCSSCGTCVNICPYSAPKFNDKGKAEISPVLCRSCGLCVASCRSGAISLRGYEDAQIFAMIDSL; via the coding sequence CCCAACTGGATGAAACGGTGCCGGTCAACGATTGTTCGACGTGCATCATTTCCCCCAAGCTCGTTGAAAGTGGTCGCCATGCCAATATCGAATTGATCCCCATGGTCGAGTTGGAGTCCGTGGAAGGGGAAGTGGGGAATTTTCAGGTCAAGGTTCGAAGAAGGCTTCGAAATCTCGATTGGACCACAGCTCCCCCCATGGCTTCTTTTGGTGATGAGGAAACGGTCAATCTGAATGTGGGTGCAATTATCCTTGCAACCGGTTTCAGGGTCTTCGATCCCGCAACGTATGATGTCTTCGGTTACGGCAGATATCCAAACGTGATCACCAGCCTGGAATTCGAATCGATCATGAATCCTTACGGCCCTTCTCGAGGGCGCCCATGTCGTCCTTCCGACAATCAGCTTCCCAAGAAGATTGCCTGGTTGCAATGCATCGGGTCTCGCGATTTGCATGAAGGAGCCCATGGTTATTGTTCCAGTGTCTGCTGTATGTATGCCATCAAAGAGGCTCTTGCGGCGAAGGATTATTCCAGCGATATCGATACGACGATTTTTTATATGGATATGCGCACCTTCGGCAAGGAATACGAGGCATATTACAATCTTGCCAGAAACGAGCTGGGAGTGCGTTTCGTCCGTTCCCGTATTCACAGTATAGAACCGGCCGGACCGGGTTCCGACGACCTCAAGCTGGAATATATGGATGACAAGGGAGAATTCCATGTTGAAAACTTTGACATGGTCGTGCTCTCGGTAGGGTTGGAGGCTCAGAAGGACGTCAAGGAACTGGCTGGTAAGTTGAAAATAGATCTCGACGAGAGTGGTTTTCCAATCGTTGGCGATTTTGCCCCTGTGGAGACTTCACGTCCGGGTATCCTGGCCTGTGGAGCTTTTGCCGGACCCAAGGACGTTCCGTCCTCCATCACGGAAGCTTCCGCATCTTCCGCAGTGTCTGCGGCATTGCTCGCTGCATCCCGCAATACCATGGTTTCTGAAAAATCTTATCCTCCCGAAGATCCGATCATTTATGAGAGGCCTCGTGTGGGCGTGTTTCTTTATCAGTGCGGTTCGGAACAGACCGGCGTGCTCGATGCGGAGGCTGTTCGGAATTACGCAAAAAGACTGCCCAATGTGGTTTATGTTGCCGACACGGGTCTTTCCTGTGGCGTAGAATCTCAAAAAGCCATTTGTGATGCCATAAAGGATAATCAGATCAACCGGGTTGTCGTGGCGGGATGCAGTCCGCGAACTCATGAAAAGTTTTTCCAGGATACCATTCGGCAGGCGGGTCTGAACAAGCACCTGTTGGAAATGGCCAATCTTTTGAACCAGGATTCCTGGGTGCACAGTGACGATCCTGTCAGAGCGACGGAAAAGGCCAAGGATCTCATCGGTATGGCTGTTGCCAAAGCTGTTTTGCTGGAGCCCTTTGCCGAGCAGGAACAAAAGATCACGCAAAAAGCCCTGGTGGTCGGGGGTGGAGTTGCCGGCATGGTGGCGGCCAAGACACTGGCGGCTCAAGGGTATCCCGTTTGTCTGGTGGAAAAATCCTCGCAGTTGGGCGGATACGCAGGCAAGCTGTACAAGACCTGGCGCGGCAGTGCCATATCCCCTTTCGTTGATGAACTGGTGAAGAGTGTTCAGGAAAATCCTCAGATCGATGTGCGCCTCTCCAGCTCCATAACCCATGTGGAAGGCAATGTCGGTCATTTCCAGTCTACCATTCAAAATGGGGGAGGCGAGGAGGTCGTGGAGCATGGGGTTGCGATCCTGGCAACGGGTGGAAAGGAATTTATCCCCAATGAATACCAGTTCGGAAAGCATCCCCGCATCGTGACGCACCAGCAACTGGATCAACACTTCAAGGCGGGTGAACCCACCCTCAAGGCGATTCGGTCCGCTGTATTCATTCAGTGCGTCGGATCACGAGAACCCGATCGTCCCTATTGCAGTCGTGTATGCTGTACGCATTCCATTGAGAGCGCTCTCGAATTGAAGCGGATCAATCCGAATTGCGACGTGTATGTGCTCTACCGGGATATGAGGACCTACGGCGACCGGGAAAAGCTCTACAGTGAAGCCCGCAAGGCGGGGGTTCTTTTCGTTCGTTTCTCGCTCGATAACAAGCCGAAGGTGGAATTGGTCGGTGGCGGACTTAAGGTAACGGTATTCGATCCCATTCTTCAAAAAGACGTTGTGTTGTCCCCCGACCTCATCACGCTGGCGACGGCTATTCTGCCCAACGATGCGCAAGCATTGTCCGGGTTTTTTAAGGTTCCCGTCAACAAGGACGGTTTTCTCTGTGAGGCCCATCTCAAGATGCGCCCAGTGGATTGTTCGACAGACGGTGTTTTTCTGTGTGGTCTGGCTCATTATCCCAAGTCTTTGGATGAAAGCATTGTGCAGGCTCAAGCGGCTGCATCACGGGCGGCAACTTTTCTCGCAAAGGAAAACATTCATTTCCACGGAGCTGTTGCTGTGACCAATCAATTGATGTGCAGCAGTTGTGGAACCTGCGTGAATATTTGTCCCTATTCAGCTCCGAAGTTCAACGACAAGGGAAAGGCTGAGATCAGTCCCGTGCTTTGCAGAAGTTGCGGCCTTTGTGTGGCTTCCTGCCGCTCCGGCGCCATCAGTCTGCGTGGCTATGAGGATGCACAGATTTTTGCCATGATCGACAGTTTATAG